The genomic DNA GACTGATTATCTCAAGCTTAAATCAATTATGTACCTTCATCATCGTGACCTTATCAATTAGAACTCAAAAAGGAGTATTCATCATGAAAACATGTTTACAAGTGCAAAAATCAAGATAGTTTTTTACAAGTCATCACTCTATTAGTCATGTTTCATTTTTTGTCAAACGAGACTGTTGAGTGGCTTGCTAGAGCACAGGAATTGGGCAGTTTATTTGATTTCAAACACAAAAAGTCACAAGACCGTATCCTGGTCTTGTGACTTTGTTTTTTTAGCGAAGCTCTTGGCTGAGCGGGATAACTGTTTGATCTAACGTGGTTCGCCACTCTCGCTTCATCGACGGACCATACTTCAAGGGCATAGCCCCGGGATTGGCTTCCTTGTAACTTGCGAAATCTTTACTGTTGATAATACCGCCGATGTTTGGAATCGGGTCAGCACCGATATTGTATTGAACGGCAGAGGCGTATAGTTCCCTCTCCTCGACAAACCAGAGCTCAGCAAAATCACGGACGGCTTGTTCGTAGGCGCCTGTGAAATAGCCTCGTTTCAGTGTGAAGATGTCATCTTCCTCGATCTCGCCGCCATCAATCGCATTTAAAATCGAACGGTATACTTCTTTAACGACCTCAGACTTGTTCAACTTCTGGAGCGCCTTCTCGATTTCAGAACGGACGTCGGCATTATTGGCCGAATAGGTGCCGAGTAACTTGTCGATATAGCTCGAGTCGACATCATAGAGCCTCGCAGTATTGTCCCCAAAGAACTCGATATCCGAGAAATCAGGCGTGTTGTCCGGGTCTCCATCGTCAGGGTCAGGCTTTTCCAGTAATGAGCCTTTGACCGTATTGTAACTGCCGACGAAATCCTCGACCGTCTTCACTTGGTCCTGGAGGGTCTTCGATTTCTCCATATCATCGTTATACTCGTCGTAGGTGACGAGTGCCTCGAAAGCGTTGCTCAGCTCCTGGAATGCCTTGACGTACTCGACTCGCTCCTCTAACGTCGAGTGTTCATCAATCTCACCAGGCTCGGCAGCCAATTCAAGCAGCGCCTTATGCGCTTTCTTGAATCGCTTCTTCGACTCCTCGTACGTCGGATAGACGAGGCTCGAATCGTCGTTCTCGTTCGAATAGAGGCGGGTCGCATCCTGGACGTTCTTCTCCATGAGGGCGGGCTTCCGAAACGTCACGATCAATCCTTTCGTCTTTCCCGGGAAGGTCCGGTTCGTTCGGGAGAACGCCTGGATCAGGTTCGCATAGCTCAGGTTCCGGTCGACGAAGAGCGTCTGGATGGTCGGCGCATCGAAGCCGGTGAGCAGTCGGTCGACGACGATGACGAGGTCGATCTGGTTCCCGAACTCCTTGAACTCGGCCTTCTTGCGCGCGAGACGGTTGTTGATGTCCCCGTTGTAGCGCTCGATGTCCTCGATTGACCATGCCGTCCCGTAATAAGTGTTATAGTCACGGATGACCTGTCGCATCTCGTCCTCGACCTGCTTCGAGTTGTCTTCGTTCTCCTGCATCGAGTACGTGATGGCGATGCGTGGGAAGTCCGGGTCCTCGATGGTGCGTCCCTTCCGGATTGGATGTCCCGCGAACTCGTTCGTCATCCAGTCCGGGTCCTGCTTCATCGCCTGGATGGCCTGATAATACCGTTTCGCCATCGCGATCGAGCTCGTCGTCAGAATCGCTGACTTCTGTGGGCGCCCATTCTTGAAGTCGAACTTCGTGTAGGCGTTGTCCGGGCGGAACATCTTATGGATGACCTTCTGGATATGCTCGTCCCGCTCGTACAGGTCGTTCGGGATATGCTTCTCCTTCTCCATCGCGTCCATCTGGTCGATGAGCTCGTTCAACTCGTTGTCGGAAAGGTCGGCATGCCTCTCGTCCTGACGGAGGATGCTGAAGATGCGGTTGTTCAGCGAGGTCGGTTCGATCGTGTCCTCATGTTCGACCTGGAAGCCGAGCACGGCCCCGTCCTCGAGCGCGTTCTTGATCGTGTACGAATGGAGCAGCTCCCCATACTGCTCACGGGTCGTGCGGGCGAGCTGCCCTTGCGCCTGCTTCTTGTTCTCGTTGAAGATCGGCGTGCCGGTGAACCCGAACCAGGTCGAGTTCGGGAAGAAGCCTTTGATGGCCCCCATCCCTTCCGCACTAAGCGCCCGGTGACACTCATCGACCACGAAGACGATATGTTGCCCGATGAGTTTTTGGAAGCGGTGTGCGCCCTTCTCCTCTTCCTGCTTCTGTGCAATCCGGAGGGCCGCCTCGAGCTTCTGACGCGTCGTGATTATGACCGTGTTCGAGTTCGTGTCGGACAGGAGCGTCTCGCTCAGCTTCTTCGAGCTCGACGTCCCGACGATCAAACTGTTGGCTGCGGCGTTCCCCGACGAGATGCCGGTGTTGAACTCCGAGGCGAACTTCGTGAACTCGCTCGTCGTCTGGCTGTCGAGGTCCTTCCGGTCGATCAACATGATGGTCCGGTCGACCCCGGGCTTCCGAGCGAGGAGTTTCGTCGACACGAAGCTCGTCAAGGTCTTTCCGGACCCGGTCGCGTGCCAGACGAATCCCGACTCATGTCGCGCTGCCGACGCAAAAAGTGCCTCGATGGCATGGATCTGATACGGATGAAGAACCATGAGCGCCTTGTTGTCCTGGTCCTCGCTGACGATCGTGTAGTTAGCAATCAAGCGGTGCGCGTCCGGAATGTTCAACATCTGTTTCACGAACTCGTACAAGTTATCGACTTTCCGGTTGTCGGTCGTACGCCAACTGAAGACGAACTTCCGATGCATGTCCTTTGGGAGCGCGTTCGCGAAGTAGCGCGTCGTCTGTTCGTTCGAGATAACGAACAGTTGGAGCGTCGAGAAGATGTTGTTTCGGAACAGACCCTCTTCCGCATACTTCTTGATCTGGTTGTGCGCCTGGTACACCCCGTCCTTCGCCGTCACCTTCTTCAACTCGATTTGGACGATCGGGAGGCCGTTGATGAGGAGCGTCACATCGAAACGACGGTCACGCCCGTCCTCGTCCACCTTCTGTTTGGCAATCTGATGGACGACCTCATACGTCGAGATGCCGCCCCCGATGTCGCGGTTCGAGTAGAGGATGAGTGACATCGAGCCAAGCGAAGTGTCTTCCCGCTCGATGGTGATGCGGGCGATGCCGTTCTCCCCTTTCAACCAGCGTGCCGCATCGAACGGTGTCTGCGTCTTCGAGAGGAGCTCCGTCTTGATGGTATCGAACTCCTTGTTTGTGATCGGATGTTCCCCAACCTCTGATAAGTTGTTGCGCGTGATCTTATGACGGAGGTTGTCCCAGAGGTCTGCCTCCGATTTCAAGTCCGGTCGATAGTTCCATTGGTTGTGCCCTTCCCCGAGCACCTCGATCAGTCGATGTTCGACCGCAAGTTCATCACTATGTGTCGTCTTCACCACGATTCTCCTTTTCGTCCCATTTGTTTATATGAACATTTTCTGCAGAAAGCCCTTTTTCGTTTCCTTCAAGGCTTCAACTTCTTTTTCTTTCAACTCGATAACCTCATCCAGTTGTCTGAAAAAATCGCCGATTTTGATCTGTTCTTCTATTGAAGGAACCATAACTGAATAATTCTCTAAATTATTTTTATTCAAATTTCCTATAGCACCATTTCCACCTGAAACATGAACTTTAATAAATCGGTCATACCATTCAGTACTCATTAAAGTATTTACAAAATACGGTGTTTTTGCTGAAGCAATTAACATAAATCCTCCGTGCACAGTCGGTTGATCCAATTTTTTTATCAAAGCATGCTTTCCTACTAGGTTACTCGATCCATTTGCAGAGGTAATAAGTATTTCATTTTCTTTGGCATAATCAATATTCACAGCTTCCTGCTTAACAAACACGTCATCATTTTTTAAGATAAATGAATCTCCTTTAATGTTTGAAGACCTAAGTACTCTCACTCCTGTTTTATCAACATCTTTTGGTTTATAAGTTAAACCTCTTCTGATTTTAGCTAGATTTTTGAACTTCATTTCTTTCCAATTTTCCTTGTATCCACTTAGTCTTATTTCAGGAATAAGTTGTCCTTTTTTAGGAAACATCTTTTGCAAGAAACCTTGTTTCGTTTGTTTGAGGGCTTCAAGTTCTTGCTGATGAAGAGAAATCGTATCGTCTAAGCTTTTAAAGAATGAACCGATTTTCTTTTGTTCTTCTAATGAAGGCAGGTTAATATTTGTTGACAGAACGTTCTCATTATATAGTCGCTTAATTGTACTACCTTCGAGACCACTCCACTTAACAACCTGATAAAATTGATATAGAAATGAGTTATCTAAAGGCTCTTTATGTGCATTAAACCAAATAATATTAGAGTCTTGAAAATAAGCATCTTCTCCATCGTAGATAACTGTTCTACCGATTGTACCGGAAGCTGATAATAGTATATCCCCTACCTTGGGATATATATATTTTTCTTTATATTCTTCATATGTTTCTCTAGAAATATATGAATCTGCTATTTTACCGAAAGTACCGATTTTATAGAATGGTATCTCACCCTGTGCAGTAGTCTGCTCTTTAAATATCCTTTTACACATGGCTACAGACCCAAGTTCTTTAAAAGTCTTTGCTTTCCATTCATGTTCATACTCTCTAAACCTTAAAATCGGAGTCAACTTACTTTCCATCCTTGAACACCTCTAACGCCCCTTGAATCCATTCGTTTTCTTTTTGTCCATATTTAAGCGACGAAATCATCTCAAATAGACTCGCTTCCAGCTCCGCTTTCTTCTCACGGACTGCTTTTAACTCGCTCCCGATTGCTGCCAAATCGATTTGTTCTTCCTCTTCAAACATATCGACATATCTCGGGATATTGAGGTTAAAATCATTTTCTTTGATTTCATCGAAACTTGCGACGTAAGCATATTTTTCAACAGTTTCTCTCATTTTATACGTTTCAACAATGCGTTCTATATGTTCAGTCGAAAGTTTGTTCTGATTCTTGCCTTTGATGAAATCTTTACTCGCATCGATGAAGAGTACATCGCGTGCCTCTCGATTCTTCTTCAAGATGACGACCGTGGTCGGAATCGATGTTCCGAAGAACATGTTTCCTGGCAACCCGATGACCGCATCTATACTACCGTCTTCCAATAACTTCTTACGGATGACCCCTTCAGCCGCCCCACGGAACAAGATACCGTGTGGCAAAACGATTGCCATCGTTCCTGAGTCTTTCAAATGATAAAAACCATGAAGTAGGAAGGCGAAGTCTGCTTTCGTCTTCGGTGCCAACTTGCCGTATCGGTTAAAGCGTGAATCATCAAGGAAAGTAGATTCCGCTGACCAATCAGCAGAATACGGAGGGTTCATTAGGACGGAGTCGAACGTATATGGCTCATCTGTCGGCCAATCCTTGTTCAAGGTGTCCCCGTTCCGTAGGCGCATGTCTTCACTATCAACACCATGAAGAATCAAGTTCATCTTCGCCAAGTTGAACGTCGTCGTGTTCAGCTCTTGTCCGTGATACTTCACGCTGTCCGGATAGTTCAGGTAGTTTCGGACGTTCAACATGAGCGAGCCGGAACCCATCGTCGGGTCGAAGACACTGAAGAGTTTCTTATCTTCTTGTCCAATGGTGACGATGCGTGCCATCATATCCGATACCTGATGAGGTGTATAGAATTCCCCCGCTTTTTTCCCGGCCTCTGAGGCGAATTGGCTGATTAGGAACTCGTATGCGTCCCCAATGACATCGCCGCCATAACCTACTAAATCGACATACGCCAATTTCTTCAATACTTCCGTGATGGTGATATTCCGTTGCTGGTCATCCGAACCGAGTTTCTTCGACTTCAGGTCAACGTCATCGAACAGGCCGTTGAACTGCTCATACTTTGAGGCCAACTCAACGAACGCCTTGTTGAGGTCATTCAATTGGAAGATATTTTGCTGTGCTTGTTCTGCGAGAACGTTGAAGAGGTACTTTGGTTCAATGTCATAACCGAGCACATCGACGAGTGTCTCAATCAAGTCGTCCTTGATGTCGTCATCCACCAATAATTCAATGTAGAGTGCTGTCTGCTTCTTCTGCGTATCGTAGTCTTCAAGCGAAGCATCTGCGCTCACAACGACTTTCTCGAGCAACTTGTCTGAGAGATATTTATAGAAGATGAGGCCTAATAAGTAGTTTTTGTATTCTGAGGCGTCCATTTTGCTGCGAAGGTTGTCCGCTGCGCTGAAAAGTTTTTGGTTCAATGCTGACATGTCTATTTCTCCTGTCTAATATTCGAAGTTTAGTGATAAAAAATTATTCCACACTAAGAATTATAACGTTTCTACTAGACTTCCGAAAGCAGAGCCTTACCCAATATTTTACACACCATTTCGTTTAATCCAACTTATAATAGAGAATACTCATGAATTAGTCATTCTGGGTCGCTACCTCCTATGTTCTATACAAATATACAACTCGCAATTTCAACTGATTTTCTCATGATTTTAAACTTACGTAATTAGGAGGAATTAGGATGCACAAAAAAGATGATTCTCTCGACAAGAAGGAATTTCAGGAGTCAGAGTTAAAGAACAAACGTCGTCAGTCTTTAGCTTTAGAGCCAACCATTCCGCTTAGTGAATTAACACTAACAGACCCTATCATGAAAGTGACGCTATGGATCGGGAGTTTTGGCGTTTATAACGAGTCCATTTTGACTTTTCATTCGAACGGTTTCGTTAAACGAGAACTCTTGATCCTTCAAACGTTTGGCGAGGAACAACGGATAGAATCCGGTTGGTACAACCAGGATGACTCTGCAAAAGTCTTAAAGAAATTCAATTCTTTTAAGACGCATCTCTGGCCGGAGTTGTTCGTAGAAACAGAAACAATCACTCACGATGGGACCCAGTGGAAGTTGGAGGTCTGTAAGAAGGGGGAGGAGACTAGTTCCTATAGCGGTAGCAATGCTTACCCGCCGAAGTGGAGGTCCCTCAAAAAATTGTTCGGCCACTATTGACGTCCAATCGTTTGTTGACCAGCCCTTACAGGAAGGTGTGAGGATGCCACATGGGAAAGAAACGAAAACCAATCCGCAAAGTCATCAAATATGCCCCTAAACTTGTTTTAGAGTCTGCTGTGTCACTCGGTCATTACGGAGCCCTTGCTTTTGAGATAGCAACCAATCCAATCAAACTTCTCTCAGTCAATTTTTCCGATGAACTCGCAAAGTCTCCCTACGTGAAATACCGGCGCCGCTTCATGGACTATTTCGCATGGAAACTGTATTCGGAGGGCGATATGACCCTCGAGAACATGTCCTGGCTCATGGGAGAGTTCAAGACACGCGATGATGTCGTCAAACTGTTCATCGCCCGTGCCAAAGAGATTTCGGAGACCAATCACTCTTATCAGGCGACCACTCTATTGGCCATCTACTCTGCTAAAGTTTTTGCCCGGCCAGAACTCGCCGCAAGTAGTGAGTCCGCTTTCTTCTTGCATCTTCTGTCACAAGTGAATGACAACGACCTTCGCCATTTTGAACTCATCTATGACCACGCGGCTGCTCTCGAGCATAAATTTACTCCACTTTACGCTTGTGACGCCTATTATCAATCAATAGGTAATCCAGTCTTTCAACAACTTCCCCCTCAAGAACGGGAGGCTGCTCTCTTGGCGAGGCTAAGCGACGACCCGGAATTCGTATCGTTTTACACGAGTACAGACAAGCTGACATTCCTGGGTGTATTGATGCAGCGTTCGTTCAGTTTTGGAAGCATCGGACATACTCAAATCTCATTGAACCCGTATAGCAATACGTTAAAAGAACTATTAGAAGAGTCTCGGTTGTTGGAAGAGTCCTTGATGCGTTCATCGAGACCTTCGTAACCTCGAGCCCGAACCGAATAGTCTCGATAATTACGCATCTTGATCAATCAAAAGTTTTTATATACAGAGTACTTACTGTATGGTCATATCTAATCAAAAGTGACGAGAACACTTTGAAATGTATACATTTCGACGTCGAAACGGATTAGGCTTGTCAGTAATGCCTCGTCTTGTGTTTACGTAGTAAATACGCGAAAATGGAAGTGAGATGAATGTGAGTCCATATGCGTTCAAACGAGAAATCTATCAAATGGTAAAGTGGTGAATGCTGTGCAGTCGAATGAAACCAAAGTGACCTCTTTTCGAGTCTCCCAAGAGGTAAAAGAACATATCCAGCGATTGTCGGAACAGCGGCAACTGTCTACAAATCAATTGTTTGAAGAACTGATCACCTTGGCTGATAAACAGGTGCCAGATCCATTGATCAGTGAGGAGAACGATGCTCTCCAGGCGGCATTGAATCAGGTGCTAGCCCTTTTCAATGAACGTGCCACGAGGCTTGAGCTTCAAACAAAGGAACACGAACGGATCCGTTCGCGCTATCAAAAGACGATTCATGACCTTGAGCAAAGCATCATCATAGAGTCGGAACAGCTCAAAGAGGACTATGAGCGTCAAGTCGCGGCCCACGACCAGGAATTAATTCCACTTCAACATCAAGTGGAGCTTCTGTTCGCCGAGAAACAGAACGCTCAGGACGCCCTCGAGACCGAACGTGCTTCTTTCAAAGAGGAACTGAAGGCCCAGAAGAAGTTGGTTTTTAACTTAGAAGAAGACGTCAAGAAGCTCGAGCAAGATCGCAGTCAGCTCAATCGGCAAAACCAGAACCTGATGGACACGCTTGACGAGTTGAAGGCACGAACGCGACGAAGCGACCAACTCGAAGAGGAGAACCAAAAACTTCATTTGGAAGTGCAGCTCCTCCGTCGTGAAAAAGAGGCGTTCGAGAACCGGTTACAGGAACAGATCGAGCTCGCCGTCCTTCGGGAGCGAAACAAGCTATCGGATAGTAAATAACATGAAGAAAAGTACCCAATACACGTCATACATCGACGCGGCTTGGGTACTTTTTTGTCTTGATGATGCAACATCGTATTCATATCTCATCAATGTGTTGATCGAGCACAATTAAATCATGGGGACGAATCGTCTTGAAAAACTTTCGAATCTGGCTCCTCTTCACGACTTCATAACGCTTCAAATGTATACAGAAATCCATGAAGGTATGCTGACGAATGAGTATTTCCTGTTCCTCTTGGTTTACGATGTAAAGTTCAGCGTCATTGATGACTTCTCGTATGTCCGCGTCATCGCTACATATCAAGCCAGCACTGATCAACCTCGCGGCAGCAAGGCTATGAATCTCACCCAGGTCGCTCGTATGTTTGAGTGGCCGTCCTTCTCGGATTTTCTTTTCGTCCAGTTGTTGGAACGCAAGGCGGACTTCTGTCAGATAAACGAGATAAAGGTCATAGAGGTCATCCGTCGCAATCGATGCTTCCGATTCAGGATCGAACAACACCCACGTCCCGTTGTTGATGAACGCGTCGACCTTGTCTCTTACCGAAGATGTCTTCAGTTCATTCAACACCTCCACATGGATAAGGACTTGTCCATACAGGCTGTTGATCCAATCAAAGACGTCGGCTTGTCGAAAGCTTGCCGCATGAATGATGATGTTCGCATCGATGAACACCGGCTCCTTAATCATGGGGCACGTCCTCTTGTAGACGACTGATTTCATCTTCTTGTAACGTTTTAGCCAGATCTGGTCGATAGACGGAGAGTTTGTTCGCAGCGTTCAATCGTGTCAATCGTTCTTCTTCCACTGCCTTGACGACCACTTGTTCATAGGCCACAAATGAATCGAAGCGTTGGGCTTGATCCAATGGGCTCGGGGCAATCCCGAGACGGTTCCGTTCTTCGCGCCAATCGGCTTCCTGTTCACTCAAGTCAGCGAATCGGTAATTGAGTTCTCGGAGTCGTCGGACGACCGAGATGTATGGGACTTGGGCCATATCTGCCAAATAGATGATGGCGGACTTCGTATCATAGCCGTCCTTCAGTTTCTCCCACACTTCTTTGGTCGTACCCTTCGGCAACATGATCGCAGCTGCGAAACGGTCAGCCGCCCGCTCGTGATCGAACCCATCGACTTGCCATTCGCTCGCTTCAGACAAGTGCCATAGTTCATGGGCCGCGGTAAAGTAACGCATACGTAGCGGTTGGTAGGAGTTCAATGCAATGAACTCTTCTCCAGACATATGCTTGATTGCGACACCGTAATACGAGTCGTCCTCGACATATTGAAAAATGAGGTTTGCTCGTTTGGCCAATACCTGTTCGATATAAGCACCAATGAAGACTTGGCTATCAATGACTTGCTCTAAAAAGTCGGCTGCAAACGCTTCTGCCGTGTCTTCCGCAAATTTTGTAGTTGGCTTCATTATAAATCACCCTTGAGACCGACATAATCCTCTATCGCAAATTTCAGACGCTCAAGCTCCATTTTGGACCGTCGATTTGAGAGTGTCCCGCGCAACTCGACCGTCATGCGCTCTTCTCTCATTGGAGCATCAGTTGTCAATTCGTTGACCGATACACTTAATGCCTTCGCGATTGCAACGATCCGTTGTGGTTGGATGACACGGCTCTCATTTAACATATGACCGACCAGTGCCTTGCTGACCCCGATTTCTTGGGCCAACCATTGTTGCGACTTTTGATTACCCTGTAGCCATGTTTTTATATTGTTCACGATGATTGTATTTGAGTTCATGATGACACCTTCCTTCTAATACGATTATACTCTTCTTTGTATTAGTCTACAAACTAATCGAATAAAATTGTAGTCGAATTCGATACTATGTATCCGTTGGAGTCTAATATTTATTCGATATAAAAAGACACCATTCTTTTTTTAGTAAGTTGTGGTGTCATGTATAAGTAACTTATTCGATTGTTTTACCTGTAATTTATAATTCAACCGATTTTCCTATCAGGGAAAGTCTCTTGATCGATATATATGATAAAAATCAAACAAGCAAGATGAAGCGATAAAATTACCAACGAATCTAATAATTCATCAATTTTATTTGTAGAGGCTACATACAAAGATATGATCCCACCTCCACCTATGAAAATGATTAATAACACTTTCCTCCAGTTTTTAATACGAGGCTTTTTAAATAGGGAGCGCAAGATGATTCCTATTAAACTAAACAAGAGAAGAGCAATCAACAGTATTGAAACGACCGCAAAGAAGTCGAGCATTTGTATATTACCTAACCAAACCATCATGCATAGACTCA from Exiguobacterium aurantiacum DSM 6208 includes the following:
- a CDS encoding type I restriction endonuclease subunit R, EcoR124 family is translated as MVKTTHSDELAVEHRLIEVLGEGHNQWNYRPDLKSEADLWDNLRHKITRNNLSEVGEHPITNKEFDTIKTELLSKTQTPFDAARWLKGENGIARITIEREDTSLGSMSLILYSNRDIGGGISTYEVVHQIAKQKVDEDGRDRRFDVTLLINGLPIVQIELKKVTAKDGVYQAHNQIKKYAEEGLFRNNIFSTLQLFVISNEQTTRYFANALPKDMHRKFVFSWRTTDNRKVDNLYEFVKQMLNIPDAHRLIANYTIVSEDQDNKALMVLHPYQIHAIEALFASAARHESGFVWHATGSGKTLTSFVSTKLLARKPGVDRTIMLIDRKDLDSQTTSEFTKFASEFNTGISSGNAAANSLIVGTSSSKKLSETLLSDTNSNTVIITTRQKLEAALRIAQKQEEEKGAHRFQKLIGQHIVFVVDECHRALSAEGMGAIKGFFPNSTWFGFTGTPIFNENKKQAQGQLARTTREQYGELLHSYTIKNALEDGAVLGFQVEHEDTIEPTSLNNRIFSILRQDERHADLSDNELNELIDQMDAMEKEKHIPNDLYERDEHIQKVIHKMFRPDNAYTKFDFKNGRPQKSAILTTSSIAMAKRYYQAIQAMKQDPDWMTNEFAGHPIRKGRTIEDPDFPRIAITYSMQENEDNSKQVEDEMRQVIRDYNTYYGTAWSIEDIERYNGDINNRLARKKAEFKEFGNQIDLVIVVDRLLTGFDAPTIQTLFVDRNLSYANLIQAFSRTNRTFPGKTKGLIVTFRKPALMEKNVQDATRLYSNENDDSSLVYPTYEESKKRFKKAHKALLELAAEPGEIDEHSTLEERVEYVKAFQELSNAFEALVTYDEYNDDMEKSKTLQDQVKTVEDFVGSYNTVKGSLLEKPDPDDGDPDNTPDFSDIEFFGDNTARLYDVDSSYIDKLLGTYSANNADVRSEIEKALQKLNKSEVVKEVYRSILNAIDGGEIEEDDIFTLKRGYFTGAYEQAVRDFAELWFVEERELYASAVQYNIGADPIPNIGGIINSKDFASYKEANPGAMPLKYGPSMKREWRTTLDQTVIPLSQELR
- a CDS encoding restriction endonuclease subunit S, with product MESKLTPILRFREYEHEWKAKTFKELGSVAMCKRIFKEQTTAQGEIPFYKIGTFGKIADSYISRETYEEYKEKYIYPKVGDILLSASGTIGRTVIYDGEDAYFQDSNIIWFNAHKEPLDNSFLYQFYQVVKWSGLEGSTIKRLYNENVLSTNINLPSLEEQKKIGSFFKSLDDTISLHQQELEALKQTKQGFLQKMFPKKGQLIPEIRLSGYKENWKEMKFKNLAKIRRGLTYKPKDVDKTGVRVLRSSNIKGDSFILKNDDVFVKQEAVNIDYAKENEILITSANGSSNLVGKHALIKKLDQPTVHGGFMLIASAKTPYFVNTLMSTEWYDRFIKVHVSGGNGAIGNLNKNNLENYSVMVPSIEEQIKIGDFFRQLDEVIELKEKEVEALKETKKGFLQKMFI
- a CDS encoding type I restriction-modification system subunit M, giving the protein MSALNQKLFSAADNLRSKMDASEYKNYLLGLIFYKYLSDKLLEKVVVSADASLEDYDTQKKQTALYIELLVDDDIKDDLIETLVDVLGYDIEPKYLFNVLAEQAQQNIFQLNDLNKAFVELASKYEQFNGLFDDVDLKSKKLGSDDQQRNITITEVLKKLAYVDLVGYGGDVIGDAYEFLISQFASEAGKKAGEFYTPHQVSDMMARIVTIGQEDKKLFSVFDPTMGSGSLMLNVRNYLNYPDSVKYHGQELNTTTFNLAKMNLILHGVDSEDMRLRNGDTLNKDWPTDEPYTFDSVLMNPPYSADWSAESTFLDDSRFNRYGKLAPKTKADFAFLLHGFYHLKDSGTMAIVLPHGILFRGAAEGVIRKKLLEDGSIDAVIGLPGNMFFGTSIPTTVVILKKNREARDVLFIDASKDFIKGKNQNKLSTEHIERIVETYKMRETVEKYAYVASFDEIKENDFNLNIPRYVDMFEEEEQIDLAAIGSELKAVREKKAELEASLFEMISSLKYGQKENEWIQGALEVFKDGK
- a CDS encoding ImmA/IrrE family metallo-endopeptidase, translated to MKPTTKFAEDTAEAFAADFLEQVIDSQVFIGAYIEQVLAKRANLIFQYVEDDSYYGVAIKHMSGEEFIALNSYQPLRMRYFTAAHELWHLSEASEWQVDGFDHERAADRFAAAIMLPKGTTKEVWEKLKDGYDTKSAIIYLADMAQVPYISVVRRLRELNYRFADLSEQEADWREERNRLGIAPSPLDQAQRFDSFVAYEQVVVKAVEEERLTRLNAANKLSVYRPDLAKTLQEDEISRLQEDVPHD
- a CDS encoding helix-turn-helix domain-containing protein, which encodes MNSNTIIVNNIKTWLQGNQKSQQWLAQEIGVSKALVGHMLNESRVIQPQRIVAIAKALSVSVNELTTDAPMREERMTVELRGTLSNRRSKMELERLKFAIEDYVGLKGDL